One part of the Aurantibacillus circumpalustris genome encodes these proteins:
- a CDS encoding sensor histidine kinase: protein MKTLLYIFSVLFSLPIFSQQISTNDTAQLFYRHFTVQDGLPSNEAYFGYQDKAGYIWICTDNGVSRFDGIQFKNYNSADGLRSNTIFGCKEDKKGNLWMYSFAGELYSYQPKTDNFYNPRFNDSLAHLLAGRAILDLVFEGDTTYVVTVGAYVKLISKSKGQTEMHLIEGESQTLSVKILSNGELVVINSTEENVTRFNFEINGKGFPHVETIRNIPINGLVQQQLSSLQQGNDLYIVFGENLLTYNFKTKQHSIEILPFTHIPALKKSSYGLLSGSYGKGLWLLNKAGNSFTYNQLIKGKNISGCFEDKQGGIWACSQTDGVYFMPNSTTLSFARSLNDASRRVTAMFTNGDSAFYMTYAGAMYMVTANELPIQKKLIEPGLYNMRNMMTLNKNEILLSAAGRNLKYTISSGKVDGISSRDICERGTKQSQIDVFSRHHYLMMKDCHGASQNESLIFEDWKHGKIFSQSVGENGKMWLGTINDLIYFDRSTQKISEIGKKNGIRNFSVKYILSLGKDSVMVASNQGVFLVVGDEIKKSITHENGLSSDKVLTLFPLDGELWVGTSKGIDRIKNYKNSNKALVVSVTGLTGISKCPVTHLVSIGNYILAGTDEGVYIFDKKQLFDKSIDVVPVITDLMVNDDVRITEFNDRVELNYNKNSLNIHFNALNYRNALFNNYRYRLSNDEETNWSYTTQNYVLFPLLSPGNYEFELQVMNPNGSWSETTSSFKLTIHKAFWQTWWFIFLLVIGTICGAYLFFRARIRQMQKLGELTGELSEAKMQTLGMQLNPHFVFNALSSVSDHMAKNDPKTTLKILAKFATLMRLVFRNSRHAIIPLEDELKALNLYIELEKMRTGKEFICDMNIETINVAECKVPALLLQPFVENAIWHGIEPLPANGKLDLLFIRVGDTLQIEITDNGVGRLKAALNKPKDKRRIHSIEIIKERLELLKTKYDAYTHFEITDAFEDQELCGTKVLIILPWLSDSEARGRDRIVKRFMLDGNSAYN from the coding sequence GTGCCGACGGGTTGCGTTCGAATACCATTTTTGGATGCAAAGAAGATAAAAAAGGTAATCTGTGGATGTATTCATTTGCAGGAGAGTTGTACAGCTATCAACCCAAAACAGATAATTTTTATAATCCTCGGTTTAATGATTCTTTAGCACATCTGTTAGCTGGACGTGCGATTCTCGATTTAGTGTTTGAAGGTGATACGACTTATGTTGTAACGGTAGGTGCTTACGTGAAATTGATTTCCAAATCAAAAGGTCAAACCGAAATGCATTTGATAGAGGGAGAATCTCAAACGCTTAGCGTAAAAATTCTTAGCAATGGTGAGCTGGTAGTGATTAATTCAACAGAAGAAAATGTTACGCGTTTTAATTTTGAAATAAACGGTAAGGGTTTTCCACACGTAGAAACAATTCGTAACATTCCGATAAATGGTTTGGTGCAACAACAGTTATCTTCACTGCAACAAGGAAACGATCTTTACATTGTTTTTGGTGAAAACCTCTTAACTTACAATTTCAAAACGAAACAACACAGTATTGAAATACTTCCTTTTACGCATATTCCAGCACTAAAAAAATCGAGTTATGGGTTATTAAGCGGTAGCTACGGTAAAGGTTTATGGCTGCTGAATAAGGCTGGAAATTCGTTTACGTATAATCAGTTAATTAAAGGTAAAAATATTTCGGGTTGTTTTGAAGATAAACAGGGCGGTATTTGGGCTTGTTCACAAACTGATGGTGTTTATTTTATGCCGAACAGCACAACGCTTTCATTTGCCAGAAGTTTAAATGACGCTTCACGGAGAGTAACCGCTATGTTTACAAATGGTGATAGTGCTTTTTACATGACTTATGCGGGCGCCATGTATATGGTAACGGCAAACGAGTTACCGATACAGAAAAAACTCATTGAGCCAGGGTTGTATAACATGCGTAACATGATGACCTTGAATAAAAACGAAATTTTATTATCTGCTGCTGGAAGAAATTTAAAATATACTATCTCTTCTGGAAAGGTTGATGGAATTAGTTCGCGCGATATTTGTGAGAGAGGAACTAAACAATCTCAAATAGATGTTTTTTCAAGACACCATTATCTCATGATGAAAGACTGTCATGGTGCTAGTCAAAATGAATCATTGATTTTTGAAGATTGGAAACATGGCAAGATTTTTTCTCAGTCAGTTGGCGAAAATGGAAAAATGTGGTTAGGTACCATTAATGACCTTATCTATTTCGACAGATCAACACAAAAAATTTCAGAGATTGGAAAGAAAAACGGAATTAGAAATTTCTCAGTAAAATACATTCTTTCCCTTGGAAAAGATTCGGTGATGGTTGCAAGCAATCAAGGTGTGTTTTTAGTAGTGGGTGATGAGATTAAAAAAAGTATTACTCACGAAAATGGTTTGTCTAGTGATAAGGTGCTTACCTTATTTCCACTTGATGGAGAGTTATGGGTTGGCACGTCAAAAGGAATTGACAGAATAAAAAATTATAAAAATTCCAATAAGGCATTGGTTGTTTCTGTCACTGGTCTTACCGGAATTTCAAAATGCCCGGTAACACATTTAGTGAGTATTGGAAATTATATACTCGCCGGCACTGATGAAGGCGTTTATATTTTTGATAAGAAACAATTATTTGATAAGTCGATAGATGTTGTTCCTGTAATTACAGACTTAATGGTAAATGATGATGTAAGGATAACTGAGTTTAACGATCGGGTAGAATTAAATTACAACAAAAATTCATTAAACATCCATTTTAATGCACTCAACTATCGAAACGCTTTGTTTAATAATTACCGATACCGTTTAAGCAACGATGAAGAAACAAATTGGTCATATACCACTCAAAATTATGTACTCTTTCCTTTATTGTCTCCGGGCAATTATGAATTTGAACTTCAGGTAATGAATCCAAATGGTAGTTGGAGTGAAACAACGAGTAGTTTTAAACTCACCATTCACAAAGCGTTTTGGCAGACCTGGTGGTTTATTTTTCTATTGGTGATCGGAACCATTTGCGGGGCATATTTGTTTTTCCGCGCACGTATCAGACAAATGCAAAAGCTTGGAGAATTAACCGGAGAATTGTCTGAAGCTAAAATGCAGACACTTGGTATGCAACTCAATCCGCATTTTGTTTTTAATGCGCTGAGTTCCGTTTCTGATCACATGGCCAAAAATGATCCGAAAACGACTCTGAAAATACTTGCTAAGTTCGCAACACTCATGCGTTTGGTATTTAGGAATTCTCGGCACGCAATCATTCCGTTAGAAGACGAGTTAAAAGCGTTAAACTTATATATTGAGTTGGAAAAGATGCGCACAGGAAAAGAATTTATTTGTGACATGAACATTGAAACAATTAATGTTGCCGAATGCAAAGTCCCTGCCTTGTTATTACAACCTTTTGTTGAGAATGCTATTTGGCATGGTATAGAGCCTCTTCCTGCAAACGGAAAATTAGACTTATTATTTATACGCGTTGGTGATACCTTACAAATAGAAATCACCGACAATGGTGTGGGAAGACTTAAGGCAGCGCTCAATAAACCAAAAGATAAGAGACGTATACATAGCATTGAGATAATAAAAGAACGACTTGAACTTCTCAAAACAAAATACGATGCTTACACGCATTTCGAAATAACAGATGCATTCGAAGATCAAGAGCTTTGCGGCACAAAAGTATTAATCATTCTACCCTGGCTATCTGATTCAGAAGCCCGCGGAAGGGATCGTATAGTGAAGCGTTTTATGTTGGATGGCAACAGTGCTTATAATTAG